In the genome of Cupriavidus malaysiensis, one region contains:
- the pgaB gene encoding poly-beta-1,6-N-acetyl-D-glucosamine N-deacetylase PgaB codes for MHKLDRRSFLGLAGALSVSQAAHAGLALSLLPQQDADDGLTFRVLAIHDIRDDLRADVATVADTCAISTAMLNNIFAWIRANDFRPVSVEQIIAARNGGAPLPPRAVLLSFDDAYASQYTKAFPLLKQYGYPALIAVVSRWTDTPRGQPVRIGYKSLMAPGYFMRWEHLREMADSGLVEIASHTHDMHHGAVANPQGNELPAASAHLYFPELGRYENDDEYQRRTTADLQRCSDLIQANTGVAPRAMVWPYGTYNSALIGASRQLGMRVHFTLDEGPNTPDVPLTRIRRQLVSYDWDAGVMLAQFRRQSAYRGDSHPIERVVDVALDDVYDADPARQEARLSHLLDRIKALEPKSVFLKAYHDPDGSGSARALYFPNRHLPMRADLFSRTAWQLITRTGVQVYAALPLLAFRLPAGHAAAARLVTAAPGADGTPAAARGMPRLSPFDARARATIRDIYYDLARYTSFNGIVFGADACLGESEDAGDAALAAYADWGLPPSVAAIRADPELRRRWSEGKLRHLGDLTRDLAALVTDYQGGSVLTVRTLRADAVLEPDGVARLAQDLDAFAAAYDFVKLPASEDSGAPPSTAWLDGLARAVAAHPLALRKTIFSLQALDGRTGTPIASSALRAQMQRLRAAGARHLGYSPDQFMADQPDLAVLRDVMSMQNLVRPRTGMKV; via the coding sequence ATGCACAAGCTCGATCGCCGCTCCTTCCTTGGCCTTGCCGGCGCGCTGTCGGTGAGCCAGGCCGCCCACGCCGGCTTAGCCCTGTCGCTGCTGCCGCAGCAGGATGCCGATGACGGCCTGACCTTCCGCGTGCTTGCCATCCACGACATCCGCGACGACCTGCGCGCCGATGTGGCGACGGTGGCCGACACCTGCGCCATCAGCACCGCCATGCTCAACAACATCTTCGCCTGGATCCGGGCCAACGACTTCCGCCCGGTCAGCGTCGAGCAGATCATCGCCGCGCGCAACGGCGGCGCGCCGCTGCCGCCCCGCGCCGTGCTGCTGAGCTTCGACGATGCCTACGCCAGCCAGTACACCAAGGCCTTCCCGCTGCTCAAGCAGTACGGCTACCCGGCCCTGATCGCGGTGGTATCGCGCTGGACCGACACGCCGCGCGGGCAGCCGGTGCGCATCGGCTACAAGTCGCTCATGGCGCCGGGCTATTTCATGCGCTGGGAACACCTGCGCGAGATGGCCGACTCCGGGCTGGTCGAGATCGCCTCGCATACGCACGACATGCACCACGGCGCGGTGGCCAACCCGCAGGGCAACGAACTGCCGGCAGCCAGCGCCCATCTCTACTTCCCCGAGCTCGGGCGCTACGAGAACGACGACGAGTACCAGCGCCGCACCACCGCCGACCTGCAGCGCTGCTCGGACCTGATCCAGGCCAACACCGGCGTCGCGCCACGCGCGATGGTATGGCCCTACGGCACCTACAACTCCGCCCTGATCGGCGCCTCGCGCCAGCTCGGCATGCGTGTCCACTTCACGCTCGACGAGGGCCCCAACACGCCCGACGTGCCGCTCACCAGGATCCGCCGCCAGCTGGTCTCCTACGACTGGGACGCGGGCGTCATGCTGGCGCAGTTCCGCCGGCAGTCGGCCTATCGCGGCGACAGCCATCCGATCGAGCGGGTGGTCGACGTGGCGCTGGACGATGTCTACGATGCCGATCCCGCACGCCAGGAGGCCCGCCTGTCGCACCTGCTGGACCGTATCAAGGCGCTCGAGCCCAAGTCGGTCTTCCTCAAGGCCTACCACGATCCGGACGGCAGCGGCAGCGCCCGCGCGCTGTACTTCCCCAACCGCCACCTGCCGATGCGCGCCGACCTGTTCTCGCGCACGGCCTGGCAACTGATCACGCGCACCGGGGTGCAGGTCTACGCGGCGCTGCCGCTGCTGGCGTTCCGGCTGCCGGCCGGCCATGCGGCCGCCGCGCGCCTGGTCACCGCGGCACCCGGGGCCGACGGCACGCCGGCCGCCGCGCGCGGCATGCCGCGCCTGAGCCCCTTCGACGCCCGGGCGCGAGCCACCATCCGCGATATCTACTACGACCTGGCGCGCTACACCAGCTTCAACGGCATCGTGTTCGGCGCCGACGCCTGTCTCGGCGAGTCCGAGGATGCCGGCGACGCGGCGCTGGCCGCCTACGCCGACTGGGGCCTGCCGCCCAGCGTGGCGGCGATCCGCGCCGATCCCGAGCTGCGGCGGCGCTGGTCGGAAGGCAAGCTGCGCCACCTGGGCGACCTCACCCGGGATCTCGCCGCCCTCGTCACCGACTACCAGGGCGGCAGCGTGCTGACCGTGCGCACCCTCCGCGCCGACGCCGTGCTGGAGCCGGACGGCGTCGCGCGGCTGGCGCAGGACCTCGATGCCTTCGCCGCCGCCTACGACTTCGTCAAGCTGCCGGCCAGCGAGGACTCCGGCGCGCCCCCGTCGACGGCGTGGCTGGACGGCCTGGCGCGCGCGGTGGCGGCCCATCCGCTCGCGCTGCGCAAGACCATCTTTTCGCTGCAGGCGCTGGACGGCCGCACCGGCACACCGATCGCCAGCAGCGCGCTGCGCGCACAGATGCAGCGCCTGCGCGCGGCCGGCGCCAGGCATCTCGGCTACAGCCCCGACCAGTTCATGGCCGACCAGCCGGACCTGGCGGTGCTGCGCGATGTCATGTCGATGCAGAACCTGGTGCGGCCGCGCACCGGCATGAAGGTATAG
- the pgaA gene encoding poly-beta-1,6 N-acetyl-D-glucosamine export porin PgaA — protein MRSTLKTTAVLLALFARDHGGAQAAGAERAAPAARPSQAAPASPPESPQALRQRLFALAEDGSPQLALEQATARPEVFSRADLLQLEHLVVAQEIRWARQQAGASNAPDRLAAADHALAGADALLERIPPDESYQALRRTAQADRLTALAVRGRMAEASALYEQIAPPAGEPLPAAAYVAAGDAYAYQDKPDLAAHAYELALQSPREPIAETTEPYALTRVSVQESLFFAYLDQGRYETAHALVTSMLRTTPAQDALSVDIDKTNPDYGTVMKLQAQYLLYTNHVDEGVRALDALRRDAPFDPTLLTARADGALVQERPHGAQELYLQVHNDHPEDIASLAGIGETSLQRYQFEQARTVATTFGAGFPDNNAVRLFERDYRIYERPQLIIEAGGERGNAALADQAWAIDTHLYSSPLALYWRVFAHQFSGRADTGNGNSVSRVRNGAGVDYRRDGWEASAEVHQSTGGEGRTGGTSTLAYQPDDHWRFSLGFDSDANDLPWKAYQAGVTGRTGTASARYSQDDRRYFNLSYALSRYSDTNLNQQWLGTVYQRLLNTPRHQVSLWLDVGTDSNTLAGTAYFNPRRDYIAQVRSMYQWTPWRYADRSFSQRVYVSAGGYHQDGFGDSMLWEARLEHYWQLGRKASLTYGIGIGSRRYDAACETSKLIYLTLNVPL, from the coding sequence TTGCGGAGCACGCTCAAGACGACGGCGGTGCTGCTAGCCCTGTTCGCGCGTGATCATGGCGGAGCCCAGGCCGCCGGCGCCGAGCGCGCGGCGCCAGCGGCGCGGCCCTCCCAGGCAGCGCCCGCCAGCCCGCCCGAGTCGCCGCAGGCCCTGCGCCAGCGCCTCTTCGCCCTAGCCGAGGACGGCTCGCCGCAACTGGCACTGGAGCAGGCCACGGCGCGGCCCGAGGTGTTCTCGCGCGCCGACCTGCTGCAGCTCGAGCACCTGGTCGTCGCGCAGGAGATCCGCTGGGCGCGGCAACAGGCCGGCGCCTCCAACGCCCCCGACCGGCTGGCGGCCGCCGACCACGCACTGGCCGGCGCCGACGCGCTGCTCGAGCGCATCCCGCCCGACGAGTCCTACCAGGCCTTGCGGCGCACGGCCCAGGCCGACCGCCTCACCGCCCTGGCGGTGCGCGGGCGCATGGCCGAGGCCAGCGCGCTGTACGAGCAGATCGCGCCGCCAGCCGGCGAGCCGCTGCCGGCCGCCGCCTACGTCGCCGCCGGCGACGCCTATGCCTACCAGGACAAGCCCGACCTCGCGGCGCACGCCTACGAGCTGGCCCTGCAATCGCCGCGCGAACCCATCGCCGAAACCACCGAGCCCTACGCCCTGACCCGCGTCAGCGTGCAGGAAAGCCTGTTCTTCGCCTACCTCGACCAGGGCCGCTACGAGACCGCGCATGCGCTGGTGACCAGCATGCTGCGCACCACCCCCGCGCAGGACGCGCTGTCGGTGGATATCGACAAGACCAATCCGGACTACGGCACCGTCATGAAGCTGCAGGCGCAGTACCTGCTGTACACCAACCACGTCGACGAGGGCGTGCGCGCGCTCGACGCGCTGCGCAGGGATGCGCCGTTCGACCCGACCCTGCTGACGGCCCGCGCCGATGGCGCGCTGGTGCAGGAGCGGCCGCACGGCGCGCAGGAGCTCTACCTGCAGGTCCACAACGACCACCCCGAGGACATCGCCAGCCTCGCCGGCATCGGCGAAACCTCACTGCAGCGCTACCAGTTCGAGCAGGCGCGCACCGTTGCCACCACCTTCGGCGCCGGTTTCCCCGACAACAACGCGGTGCGGCTGTTCGAGCGCGACTACCGCATCTACGAACGGCCCCAGCTGATCATCGAGGCGGGCGGCGAGCGCGGCAACGCGGCGCTGGCCGACCAGGCCTGGGCCATCGATACGCACCTGTACTCGTCGCCGCTCGCGCTGTACTGGCGCGTGTTCGCGCACCAGTTCTCGGGGCGCGCCGACACCGGCAACGGCAACAGCGTCAGCCGCGTGCGCAACGGCGCGGGCGTCGACTACCGGCGCGACGGCTGGGAAGCCAGCGCCGAAGTGCACCAGTCCACCGGCGGCGAGGGGCGCACCGGCGGCACCAGCACGCTGGCCTACCAGCCCGACGACCATTGGCGCTTCAGCCTGGGCTTCGACTCGGACGCCAACGACCTGCCCTGGAAGGCCTACCAGGCCGGCGTCACCGGGCGCACCGGCACCGCCAGCGCGCGCTATTCGCAGGACGACCGGCGCTACTTCAACCTGTCCTACGCCCTCTCGCGCTACAGCGACACCAACCTGAACCAGCAATGGCTCGGCACCGTCTACCAGCGCCTGCTCAATACGCCGCGCCACCAGGTCTCGCTCTGGCTCGACGTCGGCACCGACAGCAACACGCTCGCCGGCACCGCCTACTTCAACCCGCGCCGCGACTACATCGCCCAGGTGCGCTCGATGTACCAGTGGACGCCCTGGCGCTACGCCGACAGGTCCTTCAGCCAGCGCGTCTACGTGAGCGCGGGCGGCTACCACCAGGACGGCTTCGGCGACAGCATGCTGTGGGAGGCCCGCCTGGAGCACTACTGGCAGCTCGGGCGCAAGGCCTCGCTGACCTACGGCATCGGCATCGGCAGCCGCCGCTACGACGCCGCGTGCGAGACCAGCAAGCTGATCTACCTCACCCTCAACGTGCCACTCTGA